The Methanothermobacter sp. genome segment TCATTTCAACGGCTTCCCTTGCAACAGATAGTTTTTCAAATTCACCTATCAGCGCAACAGTTTTTCCATAGACAGATATATCCACCCCGGTCATATCATGGATTATGCGTCTGGTTATACCACCCCTACCTATTACACGGCCCTTCTGCCGTGCTATGGCCTTTTTGGATTTGCCGACATAGTCGGTTATCTTGATGATGTCAAGGGCAACATCGTCGTCCAGGAGCCTTAGGGCAACCTCCGGGTTGAAGCCACGTCCTATAGCCCTGACTATGTTCCTTGCCTTCCATGGTGACAGGGGATCGTCGAGTTTATCCTGGGGTATTAGTGTAACTGCACCGGTTTCGCTGTCAATTTTAAGGTCTGTCTGCGTTAGACGCTCAATCTGTGACTTGACCTCACCATTTTTACCTATCAGAACTCCAACCCTTCCTCGGGGTATTTTTAGATATTCCTCGGTGGGCATCTAATTCACCTCAATGAATAAATAGGGATCAACGTTTATAACACTAAATTAAATTCCTGTAAAGTATCCAGCGGACTTTCCATTCCTGTTTTGTTATCCGCCCCTTCGCCAGGGTTCAAGGTAATGTTTTAAGATTTTTCTTTTTTTAATTCTTTTTGTCAGGTTGTGGTTTTCCGTGTTCTTTAATACTTTTCCTTGGAGCTGATTATTGTAGGGTTTCTGGTTCCTTTTTGATTCTTCTCCTTATATCACCCTCATTTACACTGACACCCAGCCTTTTGAAGTCACGGACCACATTCTTTATATCCCTTTCAAGGAGCTCCATGGCCAGTGGGTGATCAAGGACCATTGCCTGGGATACGTCAATTATAACCGGTTCTCCTGAATGATTCAGTATGTTGAAGAAGGATAGATCCCCATGTACAAGCCTTGCACCAGTGTAGAGGCGGTGCATATATTCAACTATCAACTCAAGGGTCCTCTCAGGGTCATCGGGTGGAACCTCCCTCATGGTGGGAGCCGGTTCACCGTCATCCCCGATGAACTCCATTATGAGGATGTTGTCCCTTGCGACCACTGGTTCAGGCACACGGACACCTGCCTCCAGGGCTCTTTTAAGGTTCCTGAACTCCTTGTTAACCCATGCCTGGACAAGCTGGCGTCTGTTGGTTGTCCTCACCCTGAATCTCGGGTCCCCCTGTATGTAGTACTGCATCTTCCTGAAGTCAGATGTGGCGACACGGTAGATCTTGACAGCAACAAATTCGTCGTTATCGGTTATACCCTTGAAGACATTCGCCTCCTTACCTGTGCTCACAGCACCATTGAGCACCGCAAGGTAACCCGAGTTGGCAAGTTTGTAGAGTGTTTTGAGGGTAAGCTCATCAAAGACCTCACTTCCCACCCGACGATCCTCAACACCCTTCAACCTCTTGGCGGCCTCCATCCTTCCAAGATCAGATTCCACCCTATCCACAGCCCCTGATTTAAGTGCCCTGAGTTCAGGGGCCCGTCCTGTTTCTTCAGGATCCATTAGAATCAGCTTCTCTCGGGACAATCAGAGTTTGAGGTAGCCCTTCCTCTCAAGCCAGTTGGACTCTGTACGGGTGTACCTCCACACTATATCGGCCTTCTCCTCGCTCTGGAACTCCCATGGCTTCACAAGTACAACGTCACCCTCACGGATCCATATCCTCTTCTTCATCTTGCCGGGGATCCTGGCAAGCCTTATATGGCCATCGGCACACCTCACCTTGAGTTTCCCGTGCCCCATTATCTGCTCAACAACTCCAGGTATCTCGCCCTTCCTGGGCGTCCTCACACGCCTAACTTCCTGTGTCTGATGTCCTCTACTCAAATACTCTCCTCCTCTTTTTTTCGTTGATTAACTTTGATTCTAATGCGATTACACATTCAGCAATCAAAGAAATAGACAGTATAATTTATTACCGGTGCAGATATAAATAAATTGCTTAGACTGCTTTTCATGGTGATCCAATGGGAGTCGAATTTCTTGATATAATCGATCTGGATGATGCAAGGAGGATAATGGCCGATCTCTTCAGGGAACTTTACAGTAGAGGTTCTGAAACCGTTAATATTGATGATGCCCTCGGGAGGGTACTTGCAGAGGATGTTGAAAGCCCCATTGACCTGCCACCATTTGACAGGGCATCCAGGGATGGGTATGCGGTGGTGGCCTCAGATACCTTCGGGGCAAGCGATGAGAAACCTGTGAGGCTCAGGTGTATTGAGACGGTTGAGGCAGGCTCTTTGCCATCAAGGAGGGTTGAAAGCGGTTCATGCACCAGGATAAGTACGGGGGCGCCTGTACCTGAGGGTGCCGATGCAGTTGTCATGGTTGAGTACACCGAGGTTAGTGGCGGAGACGTCTACATACATAGACCGGCATACCCATCGCAGCATATCGCGGCTACAGGATCTGATATTGGGGCGGGCAGTGTACTTGTTGGGGGTGGAAAGGTACTCTCACCCGACAAGATCGCGGCGCTTTCAGCTGCAGGGGTCACCTCGGTGAGAGTTGTATCAAGACCATTGGTACATGTCATATCCACGGGTAATGAACTCATTGAGCCCTCAGGGAGACTTGAACCTGCAAAGATATTTGATTCAAATTCCCTTGGAATATCGGCGGCACTGAGGGATGCTGGCTGCAGTGTCAGCCGTGGGGGTATAGTTAGGGATGATTACGATGAACTCAGAAGTGCCCTCATTGAGGGGCTGGGCAAAGCCGACCTTGTTATAACGTCTGGAGGCACCTCTGCGGGGGCGGGTGATGTCCTGGCGGATGTGCTTGCGGAGCTTGGTGAGGTGGTCATTCATGGTATCTCCATGAAGCCGGGTAAGCCCACCATAGTGGGGGTGGTTGATGATAAGATGGTAGTGGGGCTCCCCGGTTTCCCGGTCGCAGCCCTTCTGGTTTTCAGGTCACTCGTAGAACCATTCCTCAGGGAACTCTCAGGAATAAAAGCCCCTGAAGGTTCTGTGAGGACACTTAAACTTGCCGAGAGATTCCACTCATCAAGGGGCAGGGTCCAGTATGCACTTGTGAGGGTTGATGGCCAATATGCAAGGCCCATATTCAGGGATTCCGGTGCGATAGCAGCCCTTGCAGGGGCCGATGGATACATTGAGGTGCCAAAGAACGTTGAGATGCTCAATGAGGGAGAGGAAGTTGAGGTTGTTCTCTTTGAGAACCATTGAACATATTCTTTAAAGATTTAAAAGCAGTTATCTAGTTTCTATTCTAAATTTTTTTAGTGTATGTTCTTTAAAGATTTAAAAGCAGTTATCTAGTTTCTATTCTAAATTTTTTTAGTGTATGTTCTTTAAAGATTTAAAAGCAGTTATCAGTTTCTTTTTCTATTCAGGATCTCTGTGACATATTCCACAAGTTCATTAATGTCATGGAATACCTTTTCTCTTTTCAGGTCAACCCCTGGCCTCTCAACGAGAATGATGGGTATCCTAAGCTCTGATGCAGCGGTGACCTTCTCACGGAGGCCCCCTGTCTCTCCACTCTCCTTGGTGATAACCACACCTGCACGGTATTCCTCCATGAGCACCCTGTTCATCTCTCTGGAGAATGTCCCCTGCATGGCGATGATCTGCCCGGGGGGCACCCCGAGCCTGTGGCATGCCTCAATTGATGAGGTCTGTGGCAGGACCCGGACGGCAACCCTCTCAGGATCCAGTGACTCAAGAACCTCAGGTAGTGTTGAGACCCCTGCAAGGTGCATCGCAACCTCACCCTCCCTGAGGAGTGATGAGGCCACCTTCCCGGCCTCCCTGAATGAGTCAACCCTTATGGCGCCCTCAACATCCAGCCGTGGCCTTTCGAACCTCAGGTAGGTTATGCCTGTATCCTGGCATGCAAGGAGTGCATTTTCAGTGGCCCTTGTGGCGAAGGGGTGGGTGGCATCTATGAGGAGCTCAGCACAGATTTTCTCTATCAGTTCTCCCAGCCCGGATCTGTCAAGGGGCCCTCTGACTGTTCTTAATGCCCCTGAACTTTCAGCGAGCTCAGCACCATATTCGGTGGTTGCTGTGGCTGTTATATCAATTCGAGGATCCTTTGAGAGTTTTTCTATGATTCTCCGGGCATCCATGGTCCCTGCCATCACAATAACATTCATAGGTCATTCCCGCCCGTCAGCAAGCCTCATGATGGCCTCCGCAATCAGTATGAGGGAAGCCACTGCGATTATGAGGATCCAGTCTGTAACCGTGAGGGGGACGGTCCTGAATACACCCTCTAGGGGTGCAAGGTAGACCACAAGGATCTGCAAGAGGAGTGAGGCTGCAACAGCAACAATTAGGGACTTGTTGGAAAACCCGGTCCTTGACTTGCAGTTGAATACGTTGAATATCTGGAACATCACAAAGACCGTGAATGCAACTGTCATCGCCCTCTCAACACCGTTCCCTGAGGATAGCATGTACATGTAGAGCCCAAGCGTCCCCGCCGCCATGACAGCACCTGCAATTACTATACGCAGCAGGTTCCTCCTTGGCATTATATCCTCCCTCTCGGGTTTTCTGAGCATTATATCGGATTCAGGGGGCTCAACACCCAGGGACTGTGCAGGGGGACCGTCCATTATTATGTTTATCCAGAGTATCTGTATCGGGTTGAATGGTACAGGGAGGTTGATGAGCGAGGCCGATACGATTGTAAGGATGGCCCCCACATTTGTTGAAAGCTGGAACTTAACGAAGCGCCTTATGTTATCAAAGATGGTTCGCCCCTCCCTCACCGCTTTAACTATCGTTGCGAAGTTATCATCCTGGAGCACCATGTCAGAGGATTCCCTTGCCACGTCCGTCCCGCTCCCCATTGCTACACCTATGGCGGCCTTTTTGAGGGCGGGGGCGTCGTTTACACCATCACCTGTCATGGCAACCACGTGGCCCCTCCTCTGGAGGGCCTCAACTATTCTGACCTTCTGTTCAGGGAAGACACGGGCATAGACCCTCACGTCCTCCACCATCTCCTCGAATTCATCATCAGAGAGATCATCGAGTTCCCTTCCTGTGAGGGCCAGACCATCATCCATGAGTCCAAGTTCGTGTGCTATAGCCACTGCGGTGTCCCTGTGGTCACCTGTGATCATGACAACCTTTATACCTGCCTTCCTGCAGGTCTCTATGGCCTCGGCAGCCTCCTTTCGTGGAGGATCCATCATACCGACGAGTCCAGCAAACACAAGGTCCCTCTCCTCTTCATCTCCATCGGGCAGTTTCCGGTATGCAAGGGCGAGGACACGGAGGGCCCTTGATGTCATATCGTTGAGCCTGGACATCCACTTAGCCAGTTCATCATCATCCATGGCCCTCAGAGAGCCGTTATAATCCACGTAACTGCATCTACCGAGTATTATCTCAGGGGCCCCCTTGATGAGAAGGTATCGCCCGTCAGCCAGCTGGTTTATGGTGGTCATCCTCTTCCTTTTACTGTCAAGGGGTATCTCCATGAGACGGGGGTATTTCTCCTCAAGATCCTTTCTACTGTATCCATTTTCTTCTGCGAAGCTCAGTATGGCTGCATCGGTTGGGTCACCTATGACCCTATCATCTGAGATTGTGGCGTTGTTGCAGAGTGCTGATACAAGGAGTGCCATCTCTGGCGAGGTGAGCTCTGATTCCCTCACGGTCATCCGGTTATGGGTGAGTGTACCTGTCTTGTCGGTGCAGATCACCGAACATGAACCCAGAGTTTCAACTGCAAGGAGCCTCCTTACAATGGCATTGCTCCGGGCCATCCTCTGCATACCCAGCGCGAGGGTCAGTGTCAGTATGGCGGGAAGGCCCTCGGGTACAGAGGCAACTGCAAGTGAAACAGCGGTCATGAAGGTGTCAACCAGTGGAAGTCCGCGGAGGAACTGTATGGCGAATACCATGGCACATACAACCACCGCTATGAGCCCAAGGCTTTTTCCAAGGGAGGCTATCTTCTCCTGTAGGGGGGTCTTACCCTCATCCTCCTGTATCATCTCGGCTATCCTGCCTATCGATGTATCCATGCCCACGGCTATGACG includes the following:
- the glp gene encoding gephyrin-like molybdotransferase Glp; this translates as MGVEFLDIIDLDDARRIMADLFRELYSRGSETVNIDDALGRVLAEDVESPIDLPPFDRASRDGYAVVASDTFGASDEKPVRLRCIETVEAGSLPSRRVESGSCTRISTGAPVPEGADAVVMVEYTEVSGGDVYIHRPAYPSQHIAATGSDIGAGSVLVGGGKVLSPDKIAALSAAGVTSVRVVSRPLVHVISTGNELIEPSGRLEPAKIFDSNSLGISAALRDAGCSVSRGGIVRDDYDELRSALIEGLGKADLVITSGGTSAGAGDVLADVLAELGEVVIHGISMKPGKPTIVGVVDDKMVVGLPGFPVAALLVFRSLVEPFLRELSGIKAPEGSVRTLKLAERFHSSRGRVQYALVRVDGQYARPIFRDSGAIAALAGADGYIEVPKNVEMLNEGEEVEVVLFENH
- the eif1A gene encoding translation initiation factor eIF-1A — encoded protein: MSRGHQTQEVRRVRTPRKGEIPGVVEQIMGHGKLKVRCADGHIRLARIPGKMKKRIWIREGDVVLVKPWEFQSEEKADIVWRYTRTESNWLERKGYLKL
- a CDS encoding calcium-transporting P-type ATPase, PMR1-type; protein product: MKWARMSVKEVLKELKTSENGLDSDEAARRLEAYGKNELVEEKKAGPIRMFLAQFMDILIILLILAAVASYFVGDVLDSAVILFVVVVNATVGFIQEYRAEKAMEKLKGLVSTEATVIREGMTQKVPASELTIGDIVIIEEGDNVPADIRLIEAYDLRIDESTLTGESIPVQKTHEDPEDERDVIAFMDSDVVSGRGKGAVIAVGMDTSIGRIAEMIQEDEGKTPLQEKIASLGKSLGLIAVVVCAMVFAIQFLRGLPLVDTFMTAVSLAVASVPEGLPAILTLTLALGMQRMARSNAIVRRLLAVETLGSCSVICTDKTGTLTHNRMTVRESELTSPEMALLVSALCNNATISDDRVIGDPTDAAILSFAEENGYSRKDLEEKYPRLMEIPLDSKRKRMTTINQLADGRYLLIKGAPEIILGRCSYVDYNGSLRAMDDDELAKWMSRLNDMTSRALRVLALAYRKLPDGDEEERDLVFAGLVGMMDPPRKEAAEAIETCRKAGIKVVMITGDHRDTAVAIAHELGLMDDGLALTGRELDDLSDDEFEEMVEDVRVYARVFPEQKVRIVEALQRRGHVVAMTGDGVNDAPALKKAAIGVAMGSGTDVARESSDMVLQDDNFATIVKAVREGRTIFDNIRRFVKFQLSTNVGAILTIVSASLINLPVPFNPIQILWINIIMDGPPAQSLGVEPPESDIMLRKPEREDIMPRRNLLRIVIAGAVMAAGTLGLYMYMLSSGNGVERAMTVAFTVFVMFQIFNVFNCKSRTGFSNKSLIVAVAASLLLQILVVYLAPLEGVFRTVPLTVTDWILIIAVASLILIAEAIMRLADGRE
- a CDS encoding KH domain-containing protein codes for the protein MPTEEYLKIPRGRVGVLIGKNGEVKSQIERLTQTDLKIDSETGAVTLIPQDKLDDPLSPWKARNIVRAIGRGFNPEVALRLLDDDVALDIIKITDYVGKSKKAIARQKGRVIGRGGITRRIIHDMTGVDISVYGKTVALIGEFEKLSVAREAVEMILNGARHKSVYAFLEKKKQEMKMKEFQKGVKFM
- the cobK gene encoding precorrin-6A reductase: MNVIVMAGTMDARRIIEKLSKDPRIDITATATTEYGAELAESSGALRTVRGPLDRSGLGELIEKICAELLIDATHPFATRATENALLACQDTGITYLRFERPRLDVEGAIRVDSFREAGKVASSLLREGEVAMHLAGVSTLPEVLESLDPERVAVRVLPQTSSIEACHRLGVPPGQIIAMQGTFSREMNRVLMEEYRAGVVITKESGETGGLREKVTAASELRIPIILVERPGVDLKREKVFHDINELVEYVTEILNRKRN
- a CDS encoding serine protein kinase RIO, which translates into the protein MDPEETGRAPELRALKSGAVDRVESDLGRMEAAKRLKGVEDRRVGSEVFDELTLKTLYKLANSGYLAVLNGAVSTGKEANVFKGITDNDEFVAVKIYRVATSDFRKMQYYIQGDPRFRVRTTNRRQLVQAWVNKEFRNLKRALEAGVRVPEPVVARDNILIMEFIGDDGEPAPTMREVPPDDPERTLELIVEYMHRLYTGARLVHGDLSFFNILNHSGEPVIIDVSQAMVLDHPLAMELLERDIKNVVRDFKRLGVSVNEGDIRRRIKKEPETLQ